In Gammaproteobacteria bacterium, a single window of DNA contains:
- a CDS encoding GMC family oxidoreductase: MKEQFDAIVVGSGVTGGWAAKELTGKGLKVLMLERGRPLTHGKDYVTEHMPPWKIPFGGKPLRELYARDYAVQSKCYAFDETTRHFWAKDSEQPYTQAPDAPFNWLRADVVGGKSLLWGRQVYRWSDLDFEANRCDGHGIDWPIRYSDIEPWYSHVERFIGVSGQAEGLAQLPDSEFQPPMQMNVMEAAVKQRIEAQFPGRKMTIGRVANLSEPLGDRGACHYCGICQRGCSTGAYFSSHSSTLPAARKTGNLELRANSVVEGLDYDPAGMRVAGVRIVDTVTGERTRLTSKLVFLCASTIGSLQVLLNSRSDSFPDGLANRSGMLGRYVMDHQNGVFGFGMSTEFTGKYYYGYRPNGIYIPRFRNLDPRRPEGEFLRGYGFQGMALAMEGRMMAPSIPGFGAVFKQALRQAPMWSMFLAGFTECLPYRDNRVTLDSSRVDRHGIPQVRFDVRFRENEEKLRLDAAAQAEQMLKAAGLLNVMTMANPSVPGDAIHEMGGACMGRDPESSVLNGWNQAHDVPNLYVTDGASMSSASCVNPSLTFMALTARAANHAVEQLRAGAV; this comes from the coding sequence CGCGGTCGCCCGCTCACGCACGGCAAGGACTACGTGACCGAGCACATGCCCCCGTGGAAGATTCCCTTCGGTGGCAAGCCTCTGCGCGAACTGTATGCGCGCGATTATGCGGTGCAGAGCAAATGCTACGCCTTCGACGAGACCACGCGCCATTTCTGGGCCAAGGACAGCGAGCAACCCTACACGCAGGCACCCGATGCGCCGTTCAACTGGCTGCGCGCCGACGTGGTGGGGGGCAAGTCGCTGCTGTGGGGGCGCCAGGTGTATCGCTGGAGCGATCTGGATTTCGAGGCCAACAGATGCGACGGGCACGGTATCGACTGGCCGATACGCTATAGCGACATCGAGCCGTGGTACTCCCATGTCGAGCGCTTTATCGGCGTCAGCGGACAGGCGGAGGGTCTCGCGCAGCTGCCGGACAGCGAATTTCAGCCGCCCATGCAGATGAACGTGATGGAAGCGGCCGTCAAGCAGCGCATCGAGGCGCAGTTCCCGGGACGCAAAATGACGATCGGGCGAGTGGCGAATCTGAGCGAGCCGCTCGGGGATCGTGGCGCGTGTCACTACTGCGGCATATGCCAGCGCGGTTGCTCGACCGGAGCATATTTCAGCAGCCACAGCTCCACCTTGCCGGCGGCACGCAAGACCGGCAATCTCGAGCTGCGCGCCAACAGCGTCGTGGAAGGCCTCGATTACGATCCTGCGGGCATGCGGGTCGCGGGCGTGCGGATCGTCGATACCGTGACCGGCGAGCGTACGCGCCTCACCTCGAAACTGGTGTTTCTGTGCGCTTCCACGATTGGCAGTCTGCAGGTGTTGCTCAACTCGCGCTCGGACAGCTTCCCGGACGGATTGGCCAATCGCAGCGGCATGCTCGGCCGCTACGTGATGGATCACCAGAACGGGGTATTCGGTTTCGGGATGTCCACGGAGTTTACCGGCAAGTACTACTACGGTTACCGGCCAAACGGGATCTACATCCCACGCTTTCGCAATCTCGATCCGCGGCGGCCCGAGGGCGAGTTCCTGCGCGGTTACGGTTTCCAGGGCATGGCGCTGGCGATGGAGGGACGCATGATGGCGCCTTCGATCCCTGGCTTCGGGGCGGTGTTCAAACAGGCACTGCGTCAGGCGCCGATGTGGTCGATGTTTCTTGCCGGCTTCACCGAGTGCCTGCCGTACCGCGACAACCGCGTGACGCTGGACAGCAGCCGCGTCGATCGCCATGGCATACCGCAGGTCCGCTTCGACGTGCGTTTTCGCGAGAACGAGGAAAAGCTGCGCCTCGATGCCGCGGCCCAGGCCGAGCAAATGCTGAAGGCGGCCGGGCTACTGAACGTGATGACCATGGCCAATCCCTCGGTTCCGGGTGACGCGATACACGAGATGGGCGGCGCCTGCATGGGGCGCGATCCGGAGAGCTCGGTGCTGAACGGCTGGAACCAGGCGCACGACGTGCCGAACCTGTATGTCACGGACGGTGCCAGCATGAGTTCCGCCAGTTGCGTGAATCCGTCGCTGACCTTCATGGCGCTCACGGCACGCGCGGCAAACCACGCCGTCGAGCAGCTGCGCGCCGGCGCGGTGTAG